One genomic segment of Gemmatimonadota bacterium includes these proteins:
- a CDS encoding polyprenyl synthetase family protein has product MASYMTDTPGKQDFLDALAVRKEWVREYLEADRRKVLFVPEDIHDGVFSYLKASGKVLRPCVLYFSCGAVGGRERSATPAAVAVELFHTWTIVHDDIMDRDALRRGTPTVHEEFRRRALAGGAFDEREAAHYGLSIGIMTGEVQHGWATGLLTELYDANADNGEVVIELIRYLETEVLLALVGGQALDIQYAKAPMDSLDEASVIDMFWRKTGALYAFAGAAGAMIGLNTPDRNHPMVRAISSFTGECGVAFQLQDDILGLTADEATLGKPVCSDLREGKRTLLLVHTYHKASPAERRFLLDVVGKPGATDEQIAEVRDLILAHGGLDHARTLMEQRVADAIRNLDAIPDSSYKGYLVNWAEYLIGRTF; this is encoded by the coding sequence ATGGCGTCGTATATGACCGATACCCCGGGGAAGCAGGACTTCCTCGACGCGCTGGCCGTACGAAAGGAATGGGTGCGCGAGTACCTGGAGGCTGACCGCCGTAAAGTCCTGTTCGTTCCGGAGGACATACACGACGGGGTGTTCAGCTACCTGAAGGCGTCCGGCAAGGTGCTTCGTCCCTGCGTGCTCTACTTCTCCTGCGGTGCCGTGGGCGGCAGGGAGCGGTCCGCAACGCCCGCGGCGGTCGCGGTGGAACTGTTCCACACCTGGACCATCGTGCATGACGACATCATGGACCGGGACGCGCTGCGGCGCGGCACGCCCACCGTCCACGAGGAGTTCCGGCGACGGGCGCTGGCCGGCGGGGCTTTCGACGAAAGAGAAGCCGCCCACTACGGCCTGTCCATCGGGATCATGACCGGCGAGGTCCAGCACGGGTGGGCTACCGGACTCCTGACCGAACTGTACGACGCGAACGCGGACAACGGCGAGGTGGTGATCGAACTCATCCGCTACCTGGAGACGGAAGTTCTCCTGGCCCTCGTAGGCGGACAGGCACTGGACATTCAGTACGCCAAGGCGCCCATGGACAGCCTGGACGAAGCGTCCGTGATCGACATGTTCTGGAGAAAAACCGGCGCGCTCTACGCCTTCGCGGGCGCGGCCGGCGCGATGATCGGCCTGAATACGCCGGACCGGAACCACCCCATGGTGCGGGCGATTTCATCGTTCACCGGGGAATGCGGCGTGGCCTTCCAGTTGCAGGACGACATCCTGGGCCTCACGGCCGACGAGGCCACGCTGGGGAAACCGGTGTGCTCCGACCTCCGGGAAGGGAAGCGCACCCTGCTGCTCGTCCACACCTACCACAAGGCTTCGCCCGCCGAGCGGCGGTTTCTGCTCGACGTCGTCGGAAAACCGGGGGCTACCGACGAGCAGATCGCGGAGGTCCGCGACCTCATCCTGGCACACGGCGGTCTCGACCACGCCCGGACGCTCATGGAACAGCGCGTGGCCGATGCCATTCGAAATCTCGATGCGATTCCCGACTCTTCTTATAAGGGGTACCTGGTCAATTGGGCGGAGTACCTGATCGGAAGGACCTTCTGA
- a CDS encoding cell division protein ZapA: MDDEKVTVRVNICGTEYPIQAEEEAEYIQRIAAYVDERMREVPVSVTMQSLTSVAVLTAIRIADELHKEREKQQNQVESESMHHDRIAELIRRMDELMEHQVPEQDEEKEDHDRSC; the protein is encoded by the coding sequence ATGGATGACGAGAAAGTCACCGTACGCGTCAACATCTGCGGGACCGAATATCCGATCCAGGCGGAAGAGGAAGCCGAGTACATCCAGCGGATCGCCGCCTACGTGGACGAGCGCATGCGCGAGGTGCCCGTCAGCGTGACCATGCAATCCCTCACCAGCGTGGCGGTCCTCACGGCGATCAGGATAGCCGACGAACTGCACAAGGAACGTGAAAAACAGCAGAACCAGGTCGAATCGGAGTCCATGCATCACGATCGGATCGCGGAACTGATCCGGCGCATGGACGAGTTGATGGAGCACCAGGTTCCTGAACAGGATGAAGAGAAGGAAGACCATGACCGATCTTGTTGA
- a CDS encoding NAD(+) kinase (catalyzes the phosphorylation of NAD to NADP) has translation MHRVGIIANPARPVVAGLIPELVRMVTSRSGKPTLAADLAATAGEAVARRECVVVDSDERAVEDVDWVIAIGGDGTLLKTARLVGASGTPILGINSGKLGFMMQTTPGDLDDALERVFDGRYTLDKRLVLQGRIANGSFSALNDIVIDKGAICRVIELGIYINDEYVNDVMADGLIVSTPTGSTAYSLAAGGPILAPDMEAIVVSPICPHTLSNRAMVLAARDRIRIEVRADHPDLLLTVDGQENVVIQPGNTVELYRADHTIHLIRFTDRSFYDVLRTKLKWGER, from the coding sequence ATGCATCGCGTGGGCATCATCGCCAATCCGGCACGGCCTGTAGTCGCCGGACTGATTCCGGAACTCGTTCGAATGGTCACGTCGCGGTCCGGAAAGCCAACGCTCGCGGCCGACCTGGCGGCCACGGCCGGCGAGGCAGTGGCCCGCCGGGAGTGCGTGGTCGTGGATTCGGACGAACGCGCGGTGGAAGACGTCGACTGGGTCATCGCCATCGGGGGGGACGGCACGCTGCTCAAGACCGCGCGCCTGGTGGGCGCTTCCGGCACCCCCATTCTCGGCATCAATTCCGGAAAGCTCGGATTCATGATGCAGACGACGCCCGGCGATCTCGACGACGCCCTCGAACGCGTCTTCGACGGGCGGTACACGCTGGACAAGCGACTGGTCCTGCAGGGACGGATAGCGAACGGGTCATTTTCGGCGCTGAACGATATCGTAATCGACAAGGGCGCGATCTGCCGGGTCATCGAACTGGGCATCTATATCAATGACGAATACGTCAACGACGTCATGGCCGACGGTCTGATCGTGTCGACCCCGACCGGTTCCACGGCCTATTCGCTGGCGGCGGGAGGCCCGATTCTGGCGCCCGACATGGAAGCGATCGTCGTGTCGCCTATCTGTCCGCATACGCTTTCCAACCGCGCCATGGTGCTCGCCGCGCGGGACCGCATCCGGATCGAAGTCCGGGCGGACCATCCCGATCTCCTGCTCACCGTGGACGGCCAGGAGAACGTGGTGATCCAGCCGGGCAACACGGTCGAGCTTTACCGGGCTGACCACACCATACACCTGATCAGGTTCACGGATCGTTCCTTTTACGATGTCCTGCGCACGAAGCTGAAATGGGGGGAACGCTGA
- the xseA gene encoding exodeoxyribonuclease VII large subunit, with product MNEGDNGVLTVTELTAGIKTLLEEAFPYVSVYGEISNYKRHSSGHAYFSLKDDRSQLRCVMWRSANRKLTFEPEDGMEVLARGALSVYDVQGQYQLVAQQLKPVGAGVLQAAFERLKAKLEKEGLFREEHKQALPSFPERVGVVTSASGAAIRDIIQVLRRRAPWVSIILRPAPVQGEGAAAEIAAAIEEMNDYGEVDVLIVGRGGGSVEDLWAFNEEAVVRAVYQSRIPVVSAVGHETDYTLTDFAADLRAPTPSGAAEIVVRDLRELKDRSEAVLRRLCGSMTGYLDRSRQRVVTALTSYGLRRPVDQIGQYAQFTDELTRRLADRCFHDHETRVQLVGGLAGRLQALSPLSVLERGYAVCQRASDGRIVRDADELSVDDRVNVRLRKGEAFCRVEHLHDGAEPTEPAARGKRREEAPATFGLFDESNTTETA from the coding sequence GTGAACGAGGGCGACAACGGCGTACTGACCGTTACCGAACTGACCGCGGGGATCAAGACGCTCCTCGAGGAAGCGTTTCCCTACGTGTCGGTATACGGTGAAATCTCCAACTACAAGCGGCACTCGTCCGGTCATGCCTACTTCTCGCTGAAGGACGACCGCAGCCAGCTGCGTTGCGTCATGTGGCGGTCGGCGAACCGCAAACTGACCTTCGAACCCGAAGACGGCATGGAGGTCCTGGCGCGGGGCGCCCTTTCCGTCTACGACGTGCAGGGGCAGTACCAGCTCGTCGCCCAGCAATTGAAGCCCGTGGGCGCGGGCGTGCTCCAGGCGGCCTTCGAGCGGTTGAAGGCCAAGCTCGAGAAAGAGGGCCTGTTCCGCGAGGAACACAAGCAGGCGCTTCCTTCCTTCCCGGAGCGGGTGGGCGTGGTCACCTCCGCTTCCGGCGCCGCGATCCGGGACATCATCCAGGTCCTGCGCCGACGCGCGCCGTGGGTCTCGATCATACTCCGGCCGGCGCCCGTGCAGGGCGAAGGCGCCGCGGCGGAAATCGCGGCCGCCATCGAAGAGATGAACGATTACGGCGAGGTGGACGTACTGATCGTCGGCCGGGGAGGCGGATCGGTGGAGGACCTGTGGGCGTTCAACGAAGAGGCGGTGGTCCGGGCGGTCTACCAGTCCCGGATCCCGGTGGTCTCCGCCGTGGGACATGAAACGGACTACACGCTGACCGACTTCGCGGCCGATCTCCGGGCGCCCACGCCGTCGGGCGCGGCCGAAATCGTCGTCCGCGACCTGCGGGAATTGAAGGACCGGTCGGAGGCCGTGTTGAGACGGCTTTGCGGAAGCATGACGGGGTACCTGGACCGGTCCCGCCAGCGCGTTGTCACGGCACTGACCAGTTACGGACTCAGGCGGCCCGTCGACCAGATCGGCCAGTACGCCCAGTTTACCGATGAACTGACCCGCCGCCTGGCCGACCGGTGCTTCCACGACCACGAAACACGCGTCCAGCTGGTCGGCGGACTGGCCGGACGGCTCCAGGCCCTCAGCCCGCTCTCCGTCCTGGAACGCGGATACGCCGTGTGCCAGCGCGCGTCGGACGGGCGCATCGTCCGCGACGCGGATGAACTCAGCGTCGACGACCGCGTGAACGTACGCCTGCGCAAGGGCGAAGCGTTCTGCCGGGTCGAGCACCTCCATGACGGGGCGGAACCGACTGAGCCCGCCGCCCGGGGGAAACGGCGCGAGGAAGCGCCGGCCACATTCGGCCTGTTCGATGAATCGAATACCACCGAAACTGCCTGA
- the xseB gene encoding exodeoxyribonuclease VII small subunit translates to MNEKEKPTFEEALKRLEHIVERMEQGDLPLDESLALFQEGIELSRICTRQLNAADEHVRKLVRVENGRFVIEPFEPESPPSQGNDLQF, encoded by the coding sequence ATGAACGAGAAGGAAAAACCGACTTTCGAGGAGGCGCTGAAGCGCCTCGAGCACATCGTCGAACGCATGGAACAGGGCGATCTCCCGCTGGATGAATCACTCGCCCTCTTCCAGGAGGGCATCGAGCTTTCCCGGATCTGCACCCGGCAGCTGAACGCGGCGGACGAACACGTGCGCAAGCTGGTGCGCGTGGAGAACGGCCGGTTCGTCATCGAGCCCTTCGAACCGGAATCGCCGCCCAGCCAGGGCAACGACCTGCAGTTCTAG
- the zapB gene encoding cell division protein ZapB, which produces MQEQSIELLLGRIESMIDMIQRLKDENADLRGRNQNLETQVQELQQQQEQSVTSKEELEQENQALRVKQDDIKARIDTMLSRLDVIE; this is translated from the coding sequence ATGCAAGAACAATCCATAGAGCTGTTGCTGGGCCGGATCGAATCGATGATCGACATGATCCAGCGCCTGAAGGACGAAAACGCGGATCTGCGCGGCCGGAACCAGAACCTCGAGACGCAGGTCCAGGAACTGCAGCAGCAGCAGGAGCAGTCGGTTACCTCGAAAGAAGAACTGGAACAGGAAAACCAGGCGCTGCGCGTCAAGCAGGACGACATCAAGGCACGTATAGACACGATGCTGTCGCGCCTGGACGTCATCGAGTAA
- the rny gene encoding ribonuclease Y — protein MLVTISLYAGTALIMFLFGWFIRKRVEKRKTDSMERLAESILAEAVEEAETIKNTARIEMEEESYQAKAKFERESNQSRQDIQRVEKRISIREQNLERKADYVAKREKGIQKQFQSLEERDEKLVESEERLDQLIQRQTEQLEQSAGMTTEEARKALLSNIDARIRAEAGQQARSIIEEARQNAEVEAREIITHAMQKYTLDHVTETTTSVISLPDNEMKGRIIGRDGRNIQAFEMSTGIDVIVDDTPNAVVLSGFNPMRREIAKLSMEKLIQDGRIHPGFIEQVVSKTQEEISDLIQDTGDQVLFDLGITGVRPELAMLLGQLKYRMTGGQNALHHCREVAELAGIMAQELDLDVTLARRCGLLHDIGKAVEGGPEGAHGELGRSVAEKYGEPSEVLECIDAIHGNPEETTPMAVVVRTADSLSMSRPGALREPLEKYVRRLREMERLVSSFDGVSRAFVMKAGKEVRVMIDHEEVDDLRAVQLATEIARKIQARMEYSGQIKVTVIRQTRAVEIAR, from the coding sequence ATGCTTGTGACGATCAGTCTCTACGCAGGCACCGCCCTGATCATGTTTCTCTTCGGATGGTTCATTCGAAAGCGTGTCGAAAAACGTAAGACGGACAGTATGGAGCGCTTGGCAGAGAGCATCCTCGCAGAGGCGGTGGAAGAAGCTGAAACGATAAAGAACACGGCCAGGATCGAAATGGAGGAGGAATCCTACCAGGCCAAGGCAAAATTCGAGCGAGAAAGTAACCAGTCCCGCCAGGACATCCAACGCGTCGAAAAACGGATCTCGATCAGGGAGCAGAACCTGGAGCGCAAGGCCGACTACGTGGCCAAGCGCGAAAAAGGCATTCAGAAGCAATTCCAGTCGCTGGAGGAGCGGGACGAGAAACTGGTGGAATCCGAAGAGCGGCTGGACCAGCTGATCCAGCGGCAGACCGAACAACTCGAGCAATCCGCCGGCATGACGACGGAGGAGGCGAGAAAGGCGCTGCTCAGCAATATCGACGCCCGGATACGCGCCGAAGCCGGCCAGCAAGCCCGCAGCATCATCGAAGAAGCCCGCCAGAACGCGGAGGTCGAAGCCCGGGAAATTATCACGCACGCGATGCAGAAGTACACGCTGGATCACGTGACGGAAACGACGACGTCGGTCATATCCCTCCCCGATAACGAAATGAAGGGACGCATCATCGGGCGCGACGGACGCAACATCCAGGCGTTCGAAATGTCAACGGGGATCGACGTCATCGTCGACGACACCCCCAATGCCGTCGTCCTATCCGGGTTCAACCCCATGCGCCGCGAAATCGCGAAGCTCTCCATGGAGAAGCTCATCCAGGACGGGAGAATCCATCCCGGATTCATCGAGCAGGTCGTCTCCAAGACCCAGGAAGAAATCAGCGATCTGATCCAGGATACGGGCGACCAGGTGCTCTTCGACCTGGGCATTACCGGCGTCCGTCCAGAGTTGGCCATGCTGCTCGGGCAACTGAAGTACCGGATGACCGGCGGTCAGAACGCGCTGCATCACTGCCGCGAAGTGGCCGAGCTGGCGGGAATCATGGCGCAGGAACTGGACCTGGACGTGACCCTGGCCAGGCGCTGCGGACTGCTGCACGACATCGGAAAGGCCGTGGAAGGCGGCCCGGAAGGCGCGCACGGGGAACTGGGAAGATCGGTTGCCGAGAAGTACGGAGAACCGTCCGAAGTGCTGGAATGCATTGACGCCATCCACGGAAATCCGGAAGAGACCACCCCCATGGCCGTCGTGGTCAGAACCGCCGACAGCCTCTCCATGTCCAGGCCCGGCGCGCTCAGGGAACCGCTGGAAAAGTACGTCCGCCGGCTCCGGGAGATGGAACGGCTGGTGAGCTCCTTCGACGGCGTATCCAGGGCCTTCGTCATGAAGGCGGGAAAAGAAGTGCGGGTCATGATCGATCACGAGGAAGTCGACGACCTCCGCGCGGTCCAGCTCGCCACGGAGATCGCCCGCAAGATCCAGGCCCGGATGGAATACTCGGGCCAGATCAAGGTGACGGTCATCCGGCAGACCCGGGCGGTCGAAATCGCCAGGTAG